TGGTGTCAGGATTAATCTCATCAAAGAGTTTGGGAAGTTTCCCCTGTGTCTCTTGGCTCATGTAATGATTCATGAGCCTTTTGGCCTGGGAAGCGTTGCGAAAATTCACAGTCACACACTCCATATCGAAATACCTCTTGGAGAGATTGAGGAAGGTCTCTCTGATGTCAAAGTCCTCGTGGATGAAGGCGAAACTCCCCTGGGCCAGGCCCAGCTCTGGGTTATGGGAGAGGCTCTCTCGTAGCCTCTTGAAGAGAGCAGGCAGGCGCGGTGTTTGGGTCTGGTTCACCGCGGGCTGGGTCTGGTTCCAGGCCTGCAAGAGGAGTCCCTCCAGCTGGGCTCTGCTGTGCCCCCCGGCCCCCAGAGTCAGTGCAGCCATGGCCCAGGCCAGGCTGAGCGGGGAGAAAACCACGTTGCCATCATGCTTCAGGGAGATCTTACGTAGCAGGCTGAACCCCAAGTTGGAGGCCTCCCTGGAGAACTGCTGCCCCTTGGCTGACAGCCAGGGGGagtcttcctccccctcctcttcctctggaGCCCATGGTCTCTCACTGGTCTGGCTGGTCTTGTTTTGGTCCCTGGGGGTCAGCAGAGTCTCCAGCCCTTCCTGGGCCTCTGGCGAGTGGAAAGCAAGGGTGGAACCAGGCACCAGCCACGCCTGGGCCAGGAGGCAGGCCAGCGGGAGGCTCAGCACCACCCGCATTGGGGCAGCGTGGAGGCCCAGTCAGCAGCAAGGcttccttgggagaaaagaagGCAGAGATTGTCCTTAATGTCTGATGCCCACCTCctccctgggtcctggtacagCTCCTCCGGTGACCCTCCTTCTTTCCTGGGGGTCGGGGCTTATGCCCCCgtggcagggctggggagacCCTGAGCAATTAGGGTCAGATTTGTTACCTGAGTCGGTGGGAGGGGAGATATCTTATTTCATGGAGAGAAACCTCCTCCCGTTTCCATCAGGGATCAGGCCCTCGGGCAGCTCCTGGTCTGCCCCAGCTGTCCTCACCCATCCCAGTTCCTCCCAGGGGAATGGCAGGCAGCCAAGAAGGGAAGGGATGAGAGGGAATGCGGTGTGGGTCCTCGGCCTCACTGGGTGCTGGTCACAGCAGTGCCGGGAGTTGGGAGGTCTTCCCAGAGCTTTCCCTGTCTGCTTGCTTCATTCGCTGCCCTGGATCGCTGGGCAATAGGGCAGCCTGTTCAGGCTGGGCTGTGCGGACTTGGACCTTGGCCTTTGGCTGGGGACTTAGAGGGTCTGGGTGGCCATGGGGCAAGGATGAATGCTGAGTTTGCCTGATTCTGCAATAGACCCCCCTGCCTCCCCTACAGCGCTCGGCCCAGCCCTGGGGCCCAGTCACAGAGCTCCTCTCAGGACTTCCTGCCTTCACTCTCTCCAGAGCCCCCAAGGATAGGAACGGATGATGAGCCAATTCAAACCACTCAGGCCCGGGCTAAACTTCGCTTGGACCGTCTCACCTAACCCTCAACCTGTGAAGTGTGTCCTCTCGCCCACTCCGAGGCTGCCTGTTCTAGCGGAGCCAGGCCTCCAGCTTGGGCAGTGGGTCTCCATACACCACActccccaccactgccccctCTCTGGCCTCCCTCTCATCCTTGGGCCCAGAGCCTAGCTCCcgatcacctggagtttccatCTGAATAAACCCCCATGGGCACACGGGGCTCCTAGCGTTGACACCACCAGAGGCTGGCTGGGAAGGTCACTGAGATGCACCCTCGCTCTCTTCCGAACCCACTGCCCCAGGAGGGCTTGGGTGGGGCAGGACCACTCAGCGCAGAGCACACAGGGCAAGGGAGGCCACAGGCCTCACAGAGTTTCTATCAGCAGAGACCTTCACTCAGCCAGGCCACCTGAAGCAAAATGTGCTGGTGGGGTGAGGTTCCCCGGCCTCTTGTGGATGCAGAGGTCTGTGTCCTCGCTGGGCCGGCTACAAGATGACCCTTGGCTCTGAGACTTAGCACATTGCTTTTGGCTTTTGCTAAACAGTGTCATAGGATCCAGGGCCTCGTTCTTTCCATTGCTTGAGTGGCATGACCTTACTCAGCGAAATACTCCTCTGTTTTCTGTGAGCATTTAGGAAGCTTTGCCCAATTCTAAATGGCAAGCCTGCACTCTAAAGGTAACTCCAGCATTAAATGTGCTGGGTAAAGACCTGCTGGAGTGTACCAAATGTACCCAGGTTCATGCCTTCGTTATATCACAGGCTTTAGCACCCCTTTGTAAATTAATCCCACAGTGATACTCTCAAATTCAGAGTCACTTCTGTCTGTAATGGTTTCCACAGactggtgctagtagtaaagaatctgcctgccaatgtagaagatgctggtttgatccctgggttgtgaagatccccgtgaagaaggagatggcagggtGGGTTCTCACACATTCCCACTCATCTCAGTATTCATGATCAGCAGGAAGAAGATTTCCACATACCTTAGTAACAGCAAACTGCCCACCACTTGGTTCCAACAAGAAATTGCCATAACTCTGAACTCTCATTCCCCTCCAATGAGCTTTTGTTCAAAGCAACCCTCCCCAGCTTCCTCCCAGAACCTAAGAAAAGCCAGCCTGCCTTTGTCTCTTTGAGAATTGTCTATGGTTTGCCAGTTTGTCCCAAATTGCAAGTCCTCTTCTATTCCTGAACCTGTTCATCTTCACTTCATTGTAATTGCCATTAATTTTGTTtaaggggcttcccgggtggctcagatggtaaagaatctgcctgcaatgtgggagacccaggttcaatccctgggtcaggaagatcccctggagaagaaaatggctactcactccagtattcttgcctggagaatcccatgaatagaggagcctggcaggctacagtccatggggttgcaaagagtcagatacaactgagtgactaacactttcactttctaaggggcttcccaggtggctcagtggtaaagaatccgcctcccaatacaggagacacgggttcaatccctgctctgggaagatcccatatgccacggagcaaagcccatgagccacagctactgagcccacgtaccacaactactgaagcctgcccgTCTGGAGCCCGTACCCCGCATGAGAAGCCACTGCCATGAGACATCCATGGACTGCAAACTCGAGAGTAGCCCCTGGttgccacaactagacaaaaatccgtgcagcaatgaagacccagcacagccaaaaataaataaataaaaaaattaaaagacatttttttaaggATGACACAGAGATGCAGCACTCTAGAACCTGAGTAGTAATAAACCCACCACTCATGCACCACTTCTCAGCCCTGAATGTACCTGGAGCTGCAAACCCACCCCCAAATCTGGAAGCAGCAGGAACTCACTTGCTCGGGCAGACAGGTCCCTGAGAAGAAGGCCAGGGAGCTATGTGGGGCTTGCACGGAGTGTTGTGGGCATGACATCTCAAGCCTTCAAAGCCTCTTCCACTGGCCTCCTCTCTGCGGAGGAAGCCTCCTGTGTCTACAACAAGCCTCTTACCATCCCCACCTCCTTGCCCACCCCATCCAGTCCAGGAATGAGGGCTCAGCGCTGCCCAGGTTGCCACCCTCTCCCCTGAGAACCCACCCAGAGAGGACAGGTCTTCTCTCCCTATTCCTCATTAGGCAGACACTGTGAAGCCTCCCTTTGATCCACTGTTCTTACCAGTGAGTGGCCACCTGGTGCCTGGGAAGGTCCTTCATTCAGGGCAAAGACAGAAGGTTAGGGCTTGTAGCTGAAAGGCTgcagtaaatatttgctattcCAAAGTGTGACCCCCCCTGCCCTCAGGGGGCTGTTACTGATTAACATCCTGCTTGGAGACGGTGGTGTTTCTGGGAAAGCCaagatggagagagaagcttCTCATAATCCCCTGTAATCCTGCACTCCTGACCCTTGGACAATTCCTCCATGAGAGCTTCTGCTTCTCAACCCAGGCAGCACCCTAGTGAGATCCAGCTCCTCGTGGGACATAGTTGCTGCAGGTGCTGAACGCCTCGCAGGAAGGAAGGGCTGGATCCCATGGAGGCCTCCCGGGTCCCCAACTCAAAGCTGGGCTCCATGTGAGGAGGGAAGGCAGAAATGAATAAGGCCTGCTCCCAGCACCTCCCAGGGAACTTTTCAGTCCACTGGGAGAGCTGtcgctgtttagttgctaagtcgtgtccaactctttgtgaccccatggattgtagcccaccagcctcctccgtccatggggattctccaggcaagaatactggaatgggttaccatttccttctccaagggaccttccccacccagggactgaacccacgtctgttccatatcctgcattggcaggcagattctttaccactgtgccacctgagaagccccccgcgccctccccgccccccgcagtGGGAGAGACAGACCCTTTAATCACCACCAGCCATAAAGAGCCTATTTCAAGGTTAACTCTCTGCTTCACCAGGTCAACGGACTTCTAAGACTAAAATCCTCAAACTGTTAGACTGTTGGACTGTTAGACTCTTtttgataatataaatattttatgtgcCCTTTACTACTCTGAAGTGAAATTTGTAGTTAATAGAATCTacccacaaaatttaaaaaataataataatgcattatAATATGGAGGGGAAAAGGAAACTGTGAGAAGATAACGTTTCTTTAAGTATGCCCTGCCGTGACTGCACTAGAAGCGGCAGTGATACTGTCAGATGTGGGACCAGGTGGGAGCGCTCTCTGCTGCACACCTGTCGTATTTGCCCTTCCACACCGCAGCCACGGTCACTACCAGCAATGTGGCTTTCTGCAATGGTGAGTCACGTTCAGTTCCTCCAAAACAACATACAAATCTTACTCTGATTTATTTTCATAGGAAATTCCTTGGGAAATAAAaattggtggtgggggggggggatggtGTTTTTAGCTGAGCTAAAATACCTGTGGCCCTGTGAGAGTCTGGGCTCAGATCATTTATTAGTGGGTTTTCAAATGTTCCATCCACGTGGACTTGCAGCGGGACATTGCAGTCACATGACACCGCTTCATTGTGGGGGATAGGCCTGTGTGTTTCCATTGTATCTGGCATGTCTGGCCCGCACTCATGGAAACCCAATAACGCTGCTCCAAATGGTTGTGGAAATCAGAAGTGCCCCCAGCAAGTTTCCAGAGTGTTCCTCTGGGGAAATACTTGCTCTGTTGAGAATGGCTGCCTGAAGAGGCCAAAGTGAAGGGTGCAGGCAGATGAGGCTGCGCCAGGGTTCTAGGCTCAGCACAGGAGCCAGCCTCTCCTTCCGGCCCCTGGAGTTCTGCAGCTGAGGGGCGGCTGGCAACCAGGAGGCAAGGTCTGCTTCCTGCTGAGGGTGACGGGCTTCTGCTTGGGGCAAATGCCTGGGAGGAACTAGTGAGCATGGAGGGTGTGGAGCACAGCGCTCACAGGGGATTCAGAGGTGCCGTAAAAGTCATCATGGGGCATTTGACCATTTGGGAGTCTTAAAACTTCTGCAGGAATTTCAGAAACGGATCTTTATAAGGAAGGCAGCAGAATGTATTGGAAAGAGTGTAAAGGCCTCTGTCAGACTCCCTCGGCTTGAATCTCAAGTCTTCCAAATTCCTGGCTGCTGGACATTAGGAATGTAACCTAACTTCTGTGAacttgcttttccttctccataaagtaGCTAAAACTGTGCCCCTGACCCATGAATATCTCAGCAGCACCCAGGAACTAGGAAGTCTATGGGCAACATTGCTTCTAAGGTGGTGGGTCCCAACCCCCAGGAAGGGTGGCCCGGAAGTTCTCCACCTTCAGCAAAGATGAGTCCTGCACTGCTCCCAGCAGGTCAAGGTCAACACTTGTCCCAGTAACTGTGAGCTCTTTCACCAGCTGTGTGGCCCTGAACAAGCTCCTTAGCCTCTTCTTGCCTcggtttcctgatctgtaaagtGTGACTCCCAGGGCTGAGCTGTTAGGACTGCGGTGAGGCTTAAATAAAGCAGTGCCTGTAAAGAGCTTGCTGCCTGGTAGGAAGAGCTGATGAATGATATTTGTGGTATAATTTCAGAGCCAGAATGAACTTCAGCGGCAAGCCCAGACCCTGGATTTGGACTTGACAGAGGAGAAGATGCTGGGGGGGAAAAAGGtcaatgttagtcgctcagtggtgtctgactctttgtgacccccatggactgtagcccgccaggctcctcaatctataggattctgcaggcaagaatactggagtgggtagccattcccttctccacccagggatcacgcctgggtctcctgcattgcagatagattctttaccctctggtagagacaccagggaagccagaaaatGCACACCCTTACTCCTTAAGGCCCTTCCTGCCTGTGGTGGTACCGGAATACAGCCAGGCCACCTGATTTCCCATCTGCATTTCATTCACCAGCTTCTGCAGAGAGAGACTGGGAAACATCTGATGGGAAGGTGTGTGGTGATCAGAATCAACTCAGAGGAGAAAGTACAGTCATTCCGGGAACAGCTCAGTAGGCAGGCAGCATAGTGCTTCCGGGAGCCACTCTGGAGGGTGAGATCCAGGGGCTTCTAAAGCAAATCTGTCCTAGGGCCCAAAGGGCTGAATGTCTGAAAAACAACCAGAGCCAGGTATTGCCAGAATCAGGCTTCAGGAACCAGTGAATCACAGTTAGTCCGCTCAGTGTGGATCAGATCAAGAGGAAAGCTTGGGCGAGTGTGGGGCACagagatagaaaacaaaaagCTTCCGAAATCCTTGCGACACACAGATGTGTGGGGCAAATGGTTCACTGTTTGCAAAGcagcctctctttccctccccactGGCCTTCTGTCTCCCTGCATCTGCTCCAGGCTGCCTCCACCCTGCCTCCCCCGGCTCCAGTGACACCTAACAAGATGGCAGATTCATCCTCTGTCCCCAGTGCTAGAAAGCTGATGGTCAGGCAAGTGTGCTACTGTGATCAGCAAGGTGGGTTTAACTTCCGGGTAATTAGGGGCTTGCCTGGATAGCACCTGCATCTGCCTAGCATGACAGGTTAACTAACCTAGCTTTCTTTCCTTGAGATGGGCTTTCTCTTTGGTTCAGGGAAAAGGACATCAGAGTCAGAGGGACATGGTAGTAAGTTTTCCTTAGTATAAAGAAACAGATGATCAGAGAGGTCAATAAACTTGTTCAAGAACACAGAGCTTGAATTTGAACCCAGACCTCTGGATTCCAACGCAGCTAACCAGTACAGCCACCTAGTGTGACAACAGGTTTCACTGAGATGGTCCTTCTACCTGGGAGATCACGtcctttccctttttgttttgtgCTGGGGTTCATTAGtcatttgtttcagtttttaatttaaaaaattatctttaaataatttcaaactttaaAGTTGCAAGGATAGTTACAAACAACTTCTGTTATGCTTTACAAAGGTtcactaattttaaaacattttccacatgttttaccatctcttctttttatacatagtagcttcaggtatcagagaaggcgatggcaccccactccagtactcttgcctggaaaatcccatgggcggaggagcctggtaggctgcagtccatggcgtggtgaggagtcggacacgactgagcgatttcactttcacttttcactttcctgcattggagaaggaaatggcaccccaccccagtgttcttgcctggagaatcccaggacaggggagcctggtgggctgccgcctatggggtcgcacagagtcagacacgactgaagcgacttagcagcagcagcagcagcagcttcaggtATTGTGACCATATTAAATTTCCTGGATTTGAGAATTTGATACTACTTACAGAAGACAATACTCTTGTTCTTGGGGTCACCTTATCATCTCCAGTGGTCCATCATAAGGCAGTGTGTGTGCACGGACATGCGTATACACGCCTTGCGCCTGCTAGTAGCTGATGAAGCGTATTGTCCAACTAGTATGTTGAAAAGCTCCTTGGACTGATTCTTCTTCTCCCCTTTAACGTAGTTATATTATCTGTTTGAAATATGTTTGAattcacttgttttcttttcatatggttttagggcttccctcatttgttcacttaattttatttttgaatatacaGAATATTAACATTACTCTAAAAGTCTAAACCATATAAAAAGGTCGATGAAGAGAAGTTCTATTCCTTACCCCCCAATCTCTTCCACTCTGTCCTCCTCACTCCCTTGCAGGTAACCATTTAATTAGTTTCTAGGTCATCCTTTTTTTACAAGGACCCACTGGCATTCACACTAGCAACATATGAAAATGATTGTTTCCGTACAACTGGTAGAGTGTCCTGAAAAGCTCTCACATTTTTCCAATCTGATGAATAGGAAATGGTATCTCAATGTAgtgttaatttgcatttttcttataatgaggttgaacatattttcatatgttgaaacacCTCATAATAGGGATATTAGCTCTTTATCAGTGACATTTCTTGCAAGTATCTTCTCTCAGATTTTCAATTCTATTGACTTTGCTTATGAATTTTTGACtaagcaattaaaaatattttatatggtcAAATTTCTCAGTCCTTTGAAAAATTTCATATAGACTTTGAGTCATGGTAGGGAAACCTTTTTCTCTACCTAAATTACAGAGAAATttacctgtgttttcttctagtacttatacagttttttcttatttttcatttaggtCTCTGATTCTTAGTTTATTCTTATGTGTGAAGAGTGAGTCTAAttgtatctttttcatttttcaaatggctATTCAGTTGTCCCAATACTATTTACTTAAAAGTCTTTATCAAATATTAAATTTCCATTTGTATTGCTAGACTTTCTAACCTATTTCATTGGTCTGCCTATCTATTCATATTCCAGTGCCATAGATTTAGTTACAGTGTCTGTGCGGTTTGAGTTGACATCTGGTTGGGCCGGTCCCCTAtcctccaccccctgcccccacatcttttctctttctgtgttttcctgGCTACTCTTGAAGGTTTATTCTTCTGTATGGACTTTGGCATCATTTTGTCTAcctccagaaaaacatttgctaGTATTTGTATTGGGATACAATTCAGTTGATAACTCAGGGAAAACTGACATCTAGATGAGGTTGGACATCTTATTCAATAAAGAATATCTTTGCATTCGTTCAAGTCTAATTTTGTGTTTTAcggaatattttataattttctctatatCAATTCTGCACATTTCTGGTTTATTTCTAAGTGCTATATCTTTTTGATTGTTTTTGGATTTTCTCTTCCATTATCTGTTTTAATTGGTTGTTGTTTGTGTATATGAAGGCATTGCTTTTGCATGTTAACTCTGTATTCTGGTATCTTGCTGAAATCTTTTATTGAGTTCGTTTTACCATTGATTTGCTTAGGTTATGCAAGTACAttacatgtcatctgcaaacagaaagAGTTTACACTTCTATG
This window of the Budorcas taxicolor isolate Tak-1 chromosome 21, Takin1.1, whole genome shotgun sequence genome carries:
- the SERPINA10 gene encoding protein Z-dependent protease inhibitor; translated protein: MRVVLSLPLACLLAQAWLVPGSTLAFHSPEAQEGLETLLTPRDQNKTSQTSERPWAPEEEEGEEDSPWLSAKGQQFSREASNLGFSLLRKISLKHDGNVVFSPLSLAWAMAALTLGAGGHSRAQLEGLLLQAWNQTQPAVNQTQTPRLPALFKRLRESLSHNPELGLAQGSFAFIHEDFDIRETFLNLSKRYFDMECVTVNFRNASQAKRLMNHYMSQETQGKLPKLFDEINPDTRLILVDYILFKGKWLIPFDPALTEMDTFYLDKYKVVKVPMMYRSGKFASTFDKNFGCHVLKLPYQGNASMLVVLMGRIGDHLTLEDYLTTDLVDTWLRNMKTRKMEVFFPKFKLDQKYKMHELLKQMGVQRIFLPWADLRDLTVTERNLKVSKVLQRAMIEVDEEGTEAMAGTLLEITAYYMPPIIRVDRPFLFIIYEETSRTVLFLGRVVNPTLL